In a genomic window of Octadecabacter temperatus:
- a CDS encoding urea carboxylase-associated family protein has protein sequence MSEPNDAAARRAVEPVICYPTNDFPQPDLTLYQRAAASAVVAVEATAQPREASCLEVPAGSFLRITSVEGAQVGDLNLFNAADLSERFYSGKTRALHGTHVSTGERLWSSFPHLRPMATIVRDTLDWYGIDEYGGSVHDVIGTRCDPYTGRLLQGHDYHHCCHSNLTRALADHLGISVQEAEPHIHDVLNVFMCTGFTRETGQYFMKASPVRPGDYIELFAEIDMLAVLSACPGGDCGAEHTSDTAPCYPLHMSVRTPVEGALSGWVPPERNAYDGTHGR, from the coding sequence ATGTCAGAACCTAACGACGCTGCCGCACGCCGCGCGGTTGAGCCTGTAATTTGCTACCCGACCAACGATTTTCCGCAGCCTGATTTGACGCTTTATCAGCGGGCGGCTGCGAGTGCCGTTGTTGCTGTTGAGGCCACAGCGCAGCCGCGTGAGGCGTCATGTCTTGAGGTTCCGGCAGGGAGTTTTCTGCGTATTACCTCGGTTGAGGGAGCGCAGGTTGGAGATCTGAACCTGTTTAATGCGGCTGATTTGAGTGAGCGGTTTTATTCAGGTAAGACCCGTGCACTGCATGGCACGCACGTCAGTACTGGTGAGCGCCTTTGGTCCAGTTTCCCGCATTTGCGCCCGATGGCGACAATCGTGAGGGACACCTTGGATTGGTACGGAATCGATGAATATGGCGGGTCGGTTCATGACGTAATCGGAACGCGGTGCGATCCTTATACTGGGCGCTTACTGCAGGGGCATGATTACCACCATTGTTGCCATTCAAACCTGACGCGCGCGTTGGCGGATCATCTGGGTATTTCTGTGCAAGAGGCCGAGCCGCATATTCATGACGTATTGAACGTCTTTATGTGCACAGGTTTTACCCGCGAAACGGGGCAATATTTTATGAAGGCGTCGCCGGTTCGGCCTGGGGATTACATCGAGTTGTTCGCTGAGATTGATATGTTGGCAGTGCTGAGCGCTTGCCCAGGTGGGGATTGTGGAGCTGAGCATACCAGTGACACAGCCCCATGCTATCCGTTGCACATGTCTGTGCGCACGCCCGTTGAAGGGGCGTTATCGGGATGGGTTCCACCTGAGCGAAATGCCTATGACGGAACCCATGGCCGTTAG
- the deoD gene encoding purine-nucleoside phosphorylase produces the protein MTIHIGADKDDIADVVLMPGDPYRAKWAAETFLTNAKCVHEVRGMYGFTGEWNGNRVTIQGSGMGMPSMSIYANELIRDFDVQTLIRIGSCGGMQDHVKVRDVILAMTACTVATPSSTIFKELNYAPVADFDLLHKAFHAAEGMDVGVHVGSIYSSDTFYDERPDLNKEMQRHGILGVEMEAAELYTLAARYGRRALGVMTVSDHLLTGEALPSDQRERSFGDMIEIALKAAFA, from the coding sequence ATGACCATCCATATTGGTGCGGATAAAGACGATATTGCTGACGTAGTACTGATGCCGGGCGATCCATATCGTGCGAAATGGGCGGCCGAAACGTTCCTGACAAATGCCAAATGCGTCCACGAAGTACGCGGCATGTATGGCTTCACCGGTGAATGGAATGGCAACCGCGTTACGATCCAAGGGTCGGGCATGGGCATGCCGTCCATGTCTATCTACGCGAACGAATTGATCCGAGACTTTGACGTACAGACGCTCATTCGCATCGGGTCCTGTGGCGGTATGCAAGACCATGTCAAAGTGCGCGATGTGATTTTGGCGATGACGGCCTGTACAGTGGCAACGCCAAGCTCAACCATATTCAAAGAATTGAACTACGCGCCAGTGGCAGACTTTGACCTATTGCACAAAGCCTTCCACGCCGCAGAAGGCATGGATGTCGGCGTGCATGTCGGCAGCATCTATTCGTCAGATACATTCTATGATGAACGTCCCGACCTGAATAAAGAAATGCAACGCCACGGCATCTTGGGTGTCGAAATGGAGGCGGCGGAACTCTACACGCTCGCAGCACGCTACGGTCGCCGCGCACTCGGCGTCATGACAGTCTCCGACCACCTGCTTACAGGCGAAGCCCTGCCTTCAGATCAGCGCGAACGCAGCTTTGGTGACATGATCGAAATCGCACTAAAGGCCGCTTTCGCCTAA
- a CDS encoding DUF4329 domain-containing protein — translation MFRITIFAVALTPMIAPAAVFAQSAEELAMVREIYADLNPLSIAQDIEFCGYIGLDDDGNLAFSEPTPGNNDSCLADDPTNLNIITTSYHTHAAFSPDYSSELPSGTDMEGDEDEGIDGWVATPGGRLWYIDTEDMTTRQICGIGCLPSDPNFVAGDSGIIEQSYSYDELVVKLDE, via the coding sequence ATGTTTAGAATTACTATTTTCGCCGTTGCCCTGACCCCAATGATTGCACCTGCTGCGGTATTCGCACAGAGCGCGGAAGAACTGGCAATGGTGAGAGAAATTTATGCAGACCTAAATCCGCTTTCCATCGCTCAGGACATTGAATTTTGCGGCTACATTGGGCTCGATGATGATGGCAACTTGGCGTTTTCAGAACCGACCCCCGGAAACAACGATAGCTGCCTTGCCGATGATCCAACCAACCTCAACATCATCACGACGTCCTACCATACCCACGCCGCGTTTTCGCCGGATTACTCCAGTGAACTCCCAAGCGGTACCGACATGGAAGGCGATGAGGATGAGGGTATTGATGGCTGGGTTGCTACACCGGGTGGGCGGCTTTGGTATATTGATACCGAAGACATGACCACGCGCCAGATTTGCGGGATCGGCTGTTTACCGTCCGATCCCAATTTCGTCGCCGGCGACAGCGGCATCATTGAGCAAAGCTATAGCTACGATGAACTGGTCGTTAAACTTGACGAGTAA
- a CDS encoding protein meaA: protein MSQTQKDRPWLFRTYAGHSTAKASNELYRGNLAKGQTGLSVAFDLPTQTGYDSDHVLSKGEVGKVGVPVNHLGDMRALFDDIPLEKMNTSMTINATAPWLLALYIAVAEEQGADVSALQGTVQNDIIKEYLSRGTYICPPAPSLRMITDVAAFTREHLPKWNPMNVCSYHLQEAGATPEEELAFALATAIAVLDDLKGKVPAEAFPAMVGRISFFVNAGIRFVTEMCKMRAFVELWDEICTERYGVENPKFRRFRYGVQVNSLGLTEQQPENNVYRILIEMLAVTLSKDARARAVQLPAWNEALGLPRPWDQQWSLRMQQILAFETDLLEYDDLFEGNPAVERKVAALKKGAMEELSQINGMGDAQEKIEYMKARLVESNAARIAGIESGDTTVIGVNKFQNGEPSPLTSGEDAIMVSDPKAEADQLARLNAWKIDRDDKAVAKALADLKAAALDGTNIMIPSVAAAKAGVTTGEWAEVIRQAFGQYRGPTGVSHNPSNRTEGLDDIRDRVSAVSSKLGRKLKFLMGKPGLDGHSNGAEQIAARARDCGMDITYEGIRLTPDEIIEAAIRDDVHVVGLSILSGSHIPLISELMEKMKAQGLSHIPVVVGGIIPDEDADRLSNMGVARVYTPKDFELNRIMDDIVDLADPTDVAAE, encoded by the coding sequence ATGTCGCAGACGCAAAAAGACCGCCCTTGGCTATTTAGAACCTACGCTGGTCACTCAACAGCCAAAGCGTCGAACGAACTGTATCGCGGCAACCTCGCCAAGGGGCAGACGGGCCTTTCGGTCGCCTTCGATCTGCCAACGCAGACGGGCTATGACAGTGATCATGTTCTTTCTAAAGGCGAAGTCGGCAAAGTCGGCGTTCCGGTGAACCACTTGGGCGACATGCGCGCACTGTTCGACGATATCCCGCTTGAGAAAATGAACACCTCGATGACGATCAACGCGACGGCGCCTTGGTTGCTCGCGCTTTATATCGCTGTTGCCGAAGAACAGGGTGCGGACGTGTCCGCCCTGCAAGGCACTGTGCAAAACGACATCATCAAAGAATACCTTAGCCGCGGCACCTATATTTGCCCGCCTGCCCCGTCCTTGCGCATGATCACAGATGTCGCTGCGTTTACCCGCGAACACCTGCCAAAATGGAATCCGATGAACGTCTGTTCCTACCACCTGCAAGAAGCGGGCGCGACGCCTGAGGAAGAACTGGCCTTTGCGTTGGCTACCGCGATTGCCGTGCTGGATGATCTAAAGGGCAAAGTCCCTGCCGAAGCCTTCCCCGCAATGGTTGGACGTATCTCATTCTTCGTAAACGCTGGCATCCGCTTCGTCACCGAGATGTGCAAAATGCGCGCTTTTGTAGAACTTTGGGATGAGATTTGCACCGAACGCTACGGCGTTGAAAACCCAAAATTCCGCCGTTTCCGCTACGGGGTTCAGGTGAACTCACTCGGGTTGACTGAGCAGCAGCCAGAAAACAACGTTTACCGTATTCTTATTGAGATGCTCGCCGTGACGCTGTCAAAGGACGCCCGCGCCCGCGCCGTGCAATTGCCTGCGTGGAACGAAGCCCTTGGCCTGCCGCGCCCGTGGGACCAGCAATGGTCCTTACGCATGCAACAGATCCTCGCGTTTGAAACGGATCTTCTGGAATACGACGACCTGTTTGAGGGCAACCCAGCGGTCGAGCGTAAAGTAGCAGCGCTGAAAAAGGGTGCGATGGAAGAGCTGTCCCAGATTAACGGCATGGGTGATGCGCAAGAAAAAATCGAATACATGAAAGCGCGTTTGGTTGAATCCAACGCCGCGCGTATTGCTGGGATCGAAAGCGGTGACACCACTGTTATCGGCGTGAACAAATTCCAGAACGGCGAACCTTCCCCACTGACATCCGGCGAAGATGCAATCATGGTGTCCGACCCTAAGGCCGAGGCAGACCAGCTTGCGCGCTTGAACGCGTGGAAAATTGACCGCGATGACAAAGCAGTCGCCAAAGCACTGGCCGATTTGAAAGCCGCTGCGTTGGACGGCACAAACATCATGATCCCGTCCGTCGCCGCTGCAAAGGCTGGTGTAACAACAGGCGAATGGGCCGAAGTTATCCGCCAAGCATTTGGCCAGTATCGTGGCCCGACAGGTGTGTCCCATAACCCGTCAAACCGTACCGAAGGGCTTGATGACATTCGTGACCGCGTGTCTGCGGTCAGCTCAAAACTCGGACGGAAATTGAAGTTCCTGATGGGCAAACCAGGCCTTGATGGACATTCTAATGGTGCCGAACAAATCGCTGCACGCGCACGCGATTGTGGGATGGATATTACCTATGAAGGCATCCGCCTGACACCGGACGAAATCATCGAAGCGGCAATCCGCGATGATGTACACGTTGTCGGCCTGTCCATTCTTTCCGGTTCGCACATTCCACTAATTTCAGAGCTGATGGAAAAGATGAAAGCCCAAGGGTTGTCCCATATTCCAGTCGTCGTTGGTGGCATCATCCCAGATGAAGACGCGGATCGCCTGTCAAACATGGGTGTCGCGCGGGTCTACACGCCGAAAGACTTTGAGCTGAACCGCATCATGGATGATATCGTGGATTTGGCTGACCCAACGGACGTCGCAGCGGAATAG
- a CDS encoding 1-acyl-sn-glycerol-3-phosphate acyltransferase: MTTPIEIPLWLLVLVLLFAAVTFASHFLFPSVRWFFRRRAERVVARVNKRLAKPIEPFKLARRYDTIERLVFDPEVIRAVNEYAKVEDVREDVAFEKARHYAREIVPSFSATAYFSFGMRLAKWLSRFLYRLRVGQFDRAEYEAIDPDATVIFVMNHRSNMDYVLVTYLVSRAGALSYAVGEWARVWPLSAMIKMMGGYFIRRKSRSKPAARELYRKVLARYVQMATEGGVTQAVFPEGGLSLNGKMANPRLGILSYIVDGFDPEKRDVVFVPVALNYDRVLEDKFLIKADQTGKRRFRPPLFTVVGGVTGYLWARVRRKLTTFGTANVSFGQPLSLRDFSLSREGATEAVGQELMARIASVVPLLPVPLVSRAILSGATTQAEITASIEETIATVPSSVAKPRRTPDQMATDGLVNLRRRGLVSGDAVMTVADTDKPVLAYYANSISHHYSEE; this comes from the coding sequence ATGACGACCCCGATTGAAATCCCACTTTGGCTCTTGGTTCTGGTGCTGCTTTTCGCGGCAGTCACGTTCGCATCGCACTTTCTGTTTCCGTCTGTACGCTGGTTTTTCCGCCGTCGCGCAGAACGTGTGGTGGCGCGGGTAAACAAGCGGCTCGCAAAACCAATCGAGCCGTTCAAGCTCGCCCGGCGCTATGACACGATTGAACGATTGGTGTTTGATCCAGAGGTCATCAGGGCCGTGAACGAGTACGCCAAGGTTGAGGATGTGCGCGAAGACGTGGCCTTTGAGAAGGCCCGCCATTATGCCCGCGAGATCGTGCCATCCTTTTCTGCCACCGCTTATTTTTCCTTCGGGATGCGTCTAGCCAAATGGCTGTCTCGTTTCCTTTACAGATTGCGGGTCGGCCAATTTGACCGCGCGGAGTACGAGGCGATTGACCCAGACGCGACGGTGATCTTTGTGATGAACCATCGTTCAAACATGGATTACGTGCTTGTCACCTACCTCGTGTCTCGCGCTGGTGCGTTGTCTTATGCAGTGGGTGAATGGGCGCGGGTTTGGCCGCTGTCCGCGATGATTAAGATGATGGGCGGGTACTTCATCCGTCGTAAGTCTCGCAGTAAGCCAGCCGCGCGCGAGTTGTACCGCAAGGTCTTGGCGCGTTATGTGCAGATGGCAACTGAAGGGGGCGTCACGCAAGCGGTTTTCCCAGAAGGCGGGTTGTCGTTGAACGGTAAAATGGCCAACCCGCGCCTTGGTATTCTTAGCTATATCGTTGATGGATTTGACCCTGAGAAGCGCGACGTGGTCTTTGTCCCCGTTGCGCTAAACTATGATCGGGTTTTGGAGGATAAATTCCTGATCAAAGCGGATCAAACTGGAAAACGCCGTTTCCGGCCTCCGCTTTTCACTGTTGTTGGTGGCGTCACGGGATATCTTTGGGCGCGCGTGCGTCGCAAACTTACGACCTTCGGGACGGCAAATGTCAGCTTTGGGCAACCGCTATCGCTGCGCGACTTTTCCCTGTCTCGTGAGGGTGCGACCGAGGCTGTAGGGCAAGAACTGATGGCCCGTATCGCCAGTGTCGTCCCACTGTTGCCCGTCCCATTGGTGAGCCGTGCGATCTTGTCTGGGGCAACAACGCAGGCAGAGATAACAGCAAGTATCGAAGAAACGATCGCAACGGTGCCGTCCTCGGTGGCCAAACCACGCCGCACGCCAGATCAAATGGCAACGGACGGATTGGTGAACTTGCGTCGCCGCGGATTGGTATCTGGCGACGCTGTTATGACCGTTGCAGACACTGACAAACCTGTCCTCGCCTACTACGCGAACTCAATCTCGCACCATTACTCTGAAGAATAG
- the ccrA gene encoding crotonyl-CoA carboxylase/reductase has product MALDQNAAFTYEAEKKDLYEMGEIPPMGHVPAQMYAWAIRRERHGEPDKAFEVEVVDTPVLDSNEVLVLVMAAGVNYNGVWAGLGKPISPFDGHGAPYHIAGSDASGIVWAVGDKVKRWKVGDEVVIHCNQDDGDDEECNGGDPMFSTSQRIWGYETPDGSFAQFTNVQAQQLMPRPQHLTWEESACYTLTLATAYRMLFGHEPHDLKPGQNVLVWGASGGLGSYAIQLINTAGANAIGVISEEDKRDFVMGLGAKGVINRKDFDCWGQLPKVNTPEYATWFKEARKFGAAIWAITGKGNNVDMVFEHPGEATFPVSTLVCKKGGMVVICAGTTGFNCTFDVRYLWMHQKRVQGSHFAHLKQASSANNLMVERRLDPCMSEVFPWDELPGAHTKMLRNEHKPGNMSVLVQAPKTGLRTLEDVIEAGSK; this is encoded by the coding sequence ATGGCGCTCGACCAAAACGCAGCCTTCACCTACGAGGCCGAGAAAAAAGACCTTTATGAAATGGGTGAAATCCCACCGATGGGTCACGTTCCGGCGCAAATGTATGCTTGGGCAATCCGCCGTGAACGCCACGGTGAACCAGACAAAGCTTTCGAAGTCGAAGTCGTCGATACGCCAGTTCTGGATAGCAACGAAGTTCTTGTCCTCGTTATGGCTGCGGGCGTTAATTATAACGGCGTTTGGGCCGGTCTTGGTAAGCCAATTAGCCCGTTTGATGGTCACGGCGCACCATACCATATTGCTGGTTCCGATGCGTCTGGCATCGTGTGGGCAGTTGGTGACAAGGTTAAGCGCTGGAAGGTCGGCGACGAGGTCGTAATCCATTGCAACCAAGATGATGGCGACGATGAAGAGTGCAACGGCGGCGATCCGATGTTTTCTACGTCCCAGCGTATTTGGGGTTACGAGACACCTGATGGGTCCTTCGCGCAGTTCACAAATGTGCAAGCGCAGCAATTGATGCCACGCCCACAGCACCTCACATGGGAGGAGTCAGCTTGCTACACGCTGACGCTCGCAACTGCGTACCGTATGCTGTTCGGCCATGAGCCACATGACCTGAAACCTGGTCAAAACGTATTGGTTTGGGGCGCTTCAGGTGGTCTTGGATCCTATGCGATCCAGCTGATCAACACGGCGGGGGCTAACGCGATTGGTGTTATTTCTGAAGAAGATAAGCGCGATTTCGTTATGGGTCTTGGCGCCAAGGGCGTCATCAACCGCAAGGATTTTGATTGCTGGGGCCAGTTGCCGAAGGTGAACACACCTGAATACGCCACATGGTTCAAAGAAGCGCGCAAATTTGGCGCGGCGATCTGGGCGATTACAGGTAAGGGCAACAACGTTGACATGGTGTTCGAACACCCTGGCGAAGCGACGTTCCCAGTGTCCACATTGGTCTGTAAAAAGGGCGGCATGGTCGTGATTTGTGCTGGTACCACGGGCTTTAACTGTACGTTTGATGTGCGCTACCTCTGGATGCACCAAAAGCGCGTTCAGGGTTCCCACTTTGCCCACCTCAAGCAAGCGTCATCCGCCAACAACCTGATGGTTGAGCGTCGCCTTGATCCGTGCATGTCAGAAGTGTTCCCGTGGGATGAACTGCCAGGCGCACATACCAAAATGCTGCGCAACGAGCACAAGCCGGGCAATATGTCCGTACTGGTTCAGGCCCCGAAAACCGGCCTGCGCACGCTTGAAGATGTCATCGAAGCTGGAAGCAAATAG
- a CDS encoding ATP-dependent DNA helicase has product MEQTALSLSDDQAEAWDAVSDLLGEAGVDMLGGSTLPPDEDPKGAVLAVLGKAGSGKTLLLAELFKSLREAGVDIVSGDYEGKKRRNRRTLAILAPTNKAASVLRNRGVPATTIHRILYTPMYDPEYEKIAEWLAGQGEKPEIEGLTEVALDRAFASYQLNSSVPAALAAAGLRGSDFITGWKRREDPLDIGFVDESSMLDAKQFEDLKDIFPTLVLFGDPAQLPPVKAEGGKMVFERLPESKQLVLSRVHRQTADNPILDLAHALADPQVDFYAFEKLVAEAAAKDDRVVLAQRVESDLMARSPCLVWRNATRIKLIHAFRNAFGAPADELLEGEPLICDGIELPMKHRKKRLDLEARGLIKGAQVIYLGPGRKPGFSRLHVMGAEDPQVSAASIVKIELEGDEEPFIPFAAKMGATFLHGAAVTIHKAQGSQWETVQVFAPDIEVASRMGRVEAGQPLWKRLAYVAITRAEHRLCWVVRNRLARPSSLLRVDDLTVAPAPLELTMQDDGVEP; this is encoded by the coding sequence ATGGAACAAACTGCCCTTTCCCTTTCAGATGATCAGGCCGAAGCATGGGACGCTGTGTCCGACCTGTTGGGCGAAGCTGGTGTCGATATGCTGGGTGGCTCAACCCTTCCGCCCGACGAGGATCCAAAAGGTGCGGTGCTGGCCGTTTTGGGCAAAGCAGGTAGTGGTAAGACGTTGCTACTGGCCGAATTGTTCAAGTCTTTGCGCGAGGCGGGCGTTGATATCGTGTCGGGTGATTATGAGGGCAAGAAACGTCGCAATCGCCGCACGCTGGCCATTCTTGCGCCGACCAACAAAGCCGCATCGGTGCTGCGAAACCGTGGGGTTCCGGCCACGACGATCCACCGCATTCTTTATACGCCGATGTATGACCCCGAATATGAAAAGATCGCGGAATGGTTGGCAGGGCAGGGCGAAAAACCTGAAATTGAAGGGCTGACCGAAGTCGCCCTCGACCGTGCGTTTGCGTCGTATCAATTGAACTCGTCTGTGCCAGCCGCGTTGGCGGCAGCGGGATTGCGTGGGTCTGATTTCATCACCGGATGGAAGCGCCGCGAAGACCCTCTCGATATTGGGTTTGTGGACGAAAGCTCGATGCTCGACGCAAAGCAATTTGAAGACCTGAAAGACATCTTCCCGACCCTTGTGCTGTTTGGCGATCCGGCCCAGTTGCCACCTGTAAAAGCGGAGGGCGGCAAGATGGTGTTTGAACGCCTGCCTGAATCCAAGCAGCTGGTTTTGTCGCGCGTGCATCGCCAAACGGCGGACAACCCGATCCTTGACCTTGCCCATGCGCTTGCTGATCCGCAGGTCGATTTTTATGCCTTTGAAAAGCTCGTGGCAGAAGCGGCGGCAAAGGATGATCGTGTTGTCTTGGCACAGCGGGTCGAAAGCGACCTTATGGCGCGGTCCCCTTGTCTGGTTTGGCGCAATGCAACGCGTATCAAGCTGATCCATGCGTTCCGTAACGCGTTCGGCGCACCAGCGGATGAGCTGTTGGAGGGGGAGCCCCTCATTTGTGATGGTATTGAGCTGCCGATGAAGCATCGCAAGAAACGTCTCGACCTTGAGGCGCGCGGTCTGATTAAGGGTGCGCAGGTCATCTACCTCGGGCCAGGGCGCAAGCCCGGGTTTTCACGCCTTCATGTCATGGGCGCCGAAGACCCGCAGGTCAGCGCGGCGAGCATCGTTAAGATCGAACTTGAGGGCGATGAAGAGCCGTTCATCCCCTTCGCCGCCAAGATGGGCGCTACGTTCTTGCACGGCGCGGCTGTGACTATCCACAAGGCGCAGGGTTCACAGTGGGAAACCGTGCAGGTTTTCGCCCCAGATATTGAGGTCGCAAGCCGTATGGGGCGTGTCGAAGCAGGCCAACCACTGTGGAAGCGCCTTGCCTATGTTGCCATCACCCGTGCCGAGCACCGGTTGTGCTGGGTCGTGCGTAACCGCCTTGCACGGCCTTCCAGTTTGCTGCGCGTTGACGATTTGACCGTCGCACCCGCGCCGTTGGAATTGACCATGCAAGACGACGGAGTTGAGCCATGA
- a CDS encoding SDR family oxidoreductase yields MKSIIITGASSGIGRTTAEHFLANGWRVGLIARGAGALAEITHENAVSMPCDVTDEGQVQAAFNSFGTLDALFNNAGMFGPQTTIDEIALDDWKQVVDVNLTGMFLCARAAFKQMRHQTPQGGRIINNGSISAHTPREGSTCYTTTKHGVSGLTKTITLDGREFGIACGQIDIGNARTDLVKNLEVTRAEQGLEPLPTMAVEDVARAVFHMASLPAEANVQSMMIMASKMPHIGRG; encoded by the coding sequence ATGAAAAGCATTATCATCACAGGCGCTAGCAGCGGCATTGGTCGGACAACTGCGGAACATTTTCTGGCGAACGGTTGGCGCGTTGGACTGATCGCGCGAGGCGCTGGTGCGCTTGCTGAGATCACCCATGAAAACGCAGTTTCTATGCCCTGTGATGTTACGGACGAGGGCCAAGTGCAGGCGGCATTTAACAGCTTCGGGACATTGGATGCGCTGTTCAACAATGCAGGGATGTTTGGCCCGCAAACAACCATCGATGAGATCGCGCTGGACGACTGGAAACAGGTTGTGGACGTTAACCTGACGGGCATGTTCCTTTGCGCACGCGCTGCCTTTAAGCAAATGCGCCATCAAACGCCGCAAGGTGGGCGGATTATCAACAACGGCTCAATCTCGGCGCACACACCGCGTGAGGGATCGACCTGTTATACGACCACCAAACACGGTGTGTCTGGCTTGACCAAAACGATCACGCTTGACGGGCGCGAGTTTGGCATTGCGTGCGGGCAAATCGATATCGGCAATGCGCGTACGGATCTGGTGAAAAACCTTGAAGTCACGCGGGCTGAACAAGGGTTAGAACCGTTGCCGACAATGGCCGTTGAAGACGTTGCACGCGCCGTGTTCCACATGGCGAGCTTGCCAGCTGAGGCCAACGTTCAAAGTATGATGATCATGGCGAGCAAGATGCCCCATATCGGGCGCGGTTAA
- a CDS encoding TIGR02186 family protein has product MLRLIAALFLMVTPLAAEEIVLGLSRDEVAITATFNGSDVMIFGAVKRDAPAPDGGPLEVIITLSGPLEPVLVRRKERVLGIWANTDAVEVDEAPSFYAVATSAPMRDVLTSVEDLRYGISIPRVIRSVGAPSDVENAGTFTEALIRIRAAAGLYQILDSQVDMEEETLFRGQITLPAALTEGNYSAHIFLTRDGVVIDDYETDIAVFKAGLERWLYEVSRNQPFWYGIMSLMIAISAGWLASAAFRIFQR; this is encoded by the coding sequence ATGCTCCGCCTGATCGCAGCCCTTTTCCTGATGGTTACACCACTTGCGGCTGAGGAAATCGTGCTTGGCCTAAGCCGAGATGAGGTCGCGATCACGGCGACATTCAACGGGTCTGACGTGATGATTTTCGGTGCCGTTAAACGCGATGCCCCTGCCCCCGACGGCGGCCCGCTTGAGGTTATCATCACGCTCTCCGGCCCGCTTGAACCGGTGCTGGTTCGCCGAAAAGAACGTGTTCTTGGTATCTGGGCGAACACCGATGCGGTCGAAGTTGACGAAGCGCCGTCCTTTTATGCTGTCGCAACATCCGCACCGATGCGCGACGTGCTGACCTCGGTCGAAGACCTGCGTTACGGCATATCTATCCCACGTGTGATCCGATCCGTGGGTGCCCCGAGTGACGTCGAGAATGCAGGTACTTTCACGGAGGCGCTTATCCGCATTCGTGCCGCTGCCGGCCTATATCAGATTTTGGATAGCCAAGTGGATATGGAGGAAGAAACCCTATTTCGCGGGCAAATCACACTTCCTGCCGCCCTGACCGAGGGCAATTACTCCGCGCATATTTTCCTAACGCGGGACGGTGTCGTTATTGATGACTACGAAACGGATATTGCGGTTTTCAAAGCGGGCTTGGAACGCTGGCTCTATGAAGTGTCGCGCAATCAGCCGTTCTGGTACGGTATCATGTCCCTGATGATTGCGATTTCTGCGGGCTGGCTGGCGTCCGCTGCCTTCCGCATATTCCAAAGATAA
- a CDS encoding sulfite exporter TauE/SafE family protein yields the protein MQIYLPIAEVSVNAFLLLGLGGLVGILSGMFGVGGGFLMTPLLFFIGIPPAVAVATEAVQIVASSFSGVLAHLRRKTVDLRMGTVLLTGGLIGAAVGVVLFNYLKSLGQVDLLVKLCYVVFLGIIGGLMFVESWRAIRRSKLNNPPPVRRKHGLVHALPLKMKFRVSGLYISVIPPLVVGLLVGILAAIMGVGGGFIMVPAMIYLLGMPTKVVIGTSLFQIIFVTAFTTMLHATTNYTVDIVLAVLLLVGGVIGAQIGTRIGVKMKAEQLRILLAIMVLLVCGKLALDLLLMPTELYSLGAGGGH from the coding sequence ATGCAAATTTACCTGCCCATCGCCGAAGTGTCGGTGAACGCGTTTCTACTGCTCGGCTTGGGTGGTCTTGTCGGAATTTTATCCGGCATGTTTGGTGTTGGCGGCGGTTTTTTAATGACACCTTTGTTGTTTTTCATCGGCATCCCCCCAGCAGTGGCAGTTGCAACCGAAGCGGTACAGATCGTGGCGTCCTCTTTTTCAGGGGTTCTTGCGCACCTTAGGCGAAAGACCGTTGATCTCAGGATGGGGACGGTGCTGCTGACAGGTGGCCTGATCGGGGCCGCGGTCGGTGTGGTTTTGTTCAACTATCTAAAATCGCTCGGTCAGGTCGATCTGCTCGTAAAGCTTTGTTATGTCGTCTTCCTTGGCATCATTGGCGGGCTGATGTTCGTTGAAAGCTGGCGCGCGATCAGACGCTCAAAGCTAAACAATCCACCGCCTGTGCGTCGCAAACACGGGCTGGTCCACGCGTTGCCATTGAAAATGAAATTCCGTGTCTCGGGCCTATATATTTCTGTTATTCCGCCGCTGGTCGTTGGCCTATTGGTCGGGATATTGGCGGCGATCATGGGTGTTGGTGGCGGCTTTATTATGGTTCCAGCAATGATCTATCTGCTGGGCATGCCGACCAAAGTTGTGATCGGCACATCCCTTTTCCAGATCATCTTCGTGACCGCATTCACGACAATGTTGCACGCGACGACGAACTATACCGTTGATATTGTCCTCGCTGTTTTGCTTTTGGTTGGCGGCGTGATTGGCGCACAAATCGGCACGCGCATTGGTGTGAAAATGAAAGCCGAACAACTGCGCATCCTGCTTGCGATCATGGTGCTGTTGGTGTGCGGCAAACTCGCGCTGGACCTACTACTGATGCCGACTGAATTGTATTCCTTAGGCGCAGGAGGTGGTCACTGA